Below is a genomic region from Rhizobium sp. 9140.
GGAGAGCACGGCACTTTTTGGCGGAGATGCCAAAGCCGCCATTCGGGTCGCCGCCGCTCTTGAATGCGTGCATTGCTATTCCCTCGTCCACGACGATCTGCCGGCCATGGACGACGACGACCTGCGCCGTGGCCAGCCGACGGTCCACATCGCCTATGGCGAAGCGAATGCCATCCTTGCCGGCGACAGCCTGCTGACCCTTGCCTTCGACATTCTGGCCGGACCCGAGACTGCACTGCCGGATGCCGTGAAGACGGCGCTCGTGCTGGCCCTTGCCCGCGCCTCGGGCCTCGGCGGCATGGCCGGCGGGCAGGCGCTCGATCTTGCAGCGGAAACCAGAGCCCCAGACGAACAGGGCATTGTCACGCTGCAGGCCATGAAGACCGGCGCGCTGATCCGGTTTGCCTGCGAGGCCGGCGCCATCGTCTCCGGCACGCCTGCCGAAGACCGTGCGCACCTGCGCCAGTTCGGCGAACGCATCGGCCGCGCCTTCCAGCTCGCCGACGACCTTCTCGACCTCACGGCCGACGCCGAGACTATGGGCAAGGCGACCGGCAAGGACGAAGCCCGCGGCAAGGCGACGCTGGTCGCCCGCCGCGGCACCGACTGGGCCGAAGCCGAACTGGCGCGGCTGGTCGCAGAGGCAAGCGCCCTCCTTGCACCTTACGGCGACCCCGCGAAAACGCTGATCGACGCGGCGGCCTTTGTCGCAAACCGCGATCATTGAGCCGATCTGATCGTCGTGCCACGCAACGGGGCGTGAGCGGCAGGACGGCACCTGGTCGCCCTGCCCACCCGTGCGGTCGACGCGAGCCTGCGGGCCACCGTCCCTACCGGCAGCCTTCCTACCGGATCAGCGCCGACCTGCCCCTCGGGAGATAGGCGCCTGTCGGCGCTTCGCTCCCGGCAGGCTCACCGTCCTTGACGATCGTCCGGCCGCGCAGGAGCACGCGGACGGGCCAGCCCCGGATATCGAGACCTTCATAGGGCGTATAGTCGGCACCGTGGTGGAGGATGTC
It encodes:
- a CDS encoding polyprenyl synthetase family protein, encoding MNAAAQTFDIKLRESADQVTACLEALLTATVAPDEIARPPALLAAMRHGVLNGGKRLRPFLVMESTALFGGDAKAAIRVAAALECVHCYSLVHDDLPAMDDDDLRRGQPTVHIAYGEANAILAGDSLLTLAFDILAGPETALPDAVKTALVLALARASGLGGMAGGQALDLAAETRAPDEQGIVTLQAMKTGALIRFACEAGAIVSGTPAEDRAHLRQFGERIGRAFQLADDLLDLTADAETMGKATGKDEARGKATLVARRGTDWAEAELARLVAEASALLAPYGDPAKTLIDAAAFVANRDH